One window of Solwaraspora sp. WMMA2056 genomic DNA carries:
- a CDS encoding DAK2 domain-containing protein gives MLDILDAAAVRRWCADGLAALRRHQGEIDALNVYPVPDGDTGTNLVLTLTSAQHALALDLDNSSEGEQTSHGRVLRLMARGALLGARGNSGVIVSQILRGIADALTDTAVVRGRALAGALTAAAEAAYAAVARPVEGTVLTVVAAAARAADRTGSDDLPTVVRAAASAARDALAATPTQLPALARAGVVDAGGRGLCLLLDALAAVVAGAGNADVDPPPRPAPADPSPRPVREPVTARETGSDEYAYEVQYLLEAPADAVDRLRATLAGIGDSLVVVGSGDDPPVWNVHVHVDDIGAAIEAGVVAGRPYQISVTRFADQTAPPAPTTVAPPAPSTAARPAAPGRATVVVAAGDGLAALFTGEGAVAVGGSPSTAELLAAVRATGATEVVVLPNDPDTQAVAALAAREAESGGVTVAVVPTRSPAQALAALAVRDPQRRFADDVIAMAEAAGACRYAEVCFAAREALTVAGRCRPGDVLALVEGEVLLIGTDLAGTCRNLLDQLLGGGGELATLILGAQAPDGLADALTAHLARHWPFVEVHTVVGGQPHFPLLVGIE, from the coding sequence GTGCTGGACATCCTCGACGCCGCCGCCGTCCGGCGGTGGTGCGCGGATGGGCTGGCCGCCCTGCGCCGCCACCAGGGCGAGATCGACGCGCTCAACGTCTACCCGGTGCCCGACGGTGACACCGGCACCAACCTGGTCCTCACCCTCACCTCGGCGCAGCACGCCCTCGCCCTGGACCTGGACAACTCCTCCGAGGGCGAGCAGACCTCGCACGGGCGGGTGCTGCGGCTGATGGCCCGGGGCGCGCTGCTCGGTGCCCGGGGCAACTCCGGGGTGATCGTGTCGCAGATCCTGCGCGGCATCGCCGACGCGCTCACCGACACCGCCGTGGTGCGCGGCCGGGCCCTCGCCGGGGCGCTGACCGCCGCCGCCGAGGCCGCCTACGCGGCGGTCGCCCGCCCGGTCGAGGGAACCGTGCTCACCGTGGTAGCCGCGGCCGCGCGGGCCGCCGACCGGACCGGCTCCGACGACCTTCCCACCGTGGTACGGGCCGCCGCGTCGGCCGCCCGCGACGCCCTCGCCGCCACCCCGACCCAGCTGCCGGCGCTGGCCCGCGCCGGCGTGGTCGACGCCGGTGGCCGGGGCCTGTGCCTGCTGCTCGACGCCCTGGCCGCCGTGGTGGCCGGCGCCGGCAACGCCGATGTCGACCCGCCACCGCGCCCCGCGCCCGCCGACCCGTCGCCGCGCCCCGTCCGCGAGCCGGTCACCGCCCGCGAGACCGGTTCCGACGAGTACGCCTACGAGGTGCAGTACCTGCTCGAAGCGCCCGCCGACGCCGTCGACCGGCTGCGCGCCACCCTGGCCGGCATCGGCGACTCGCTGGTCGTCGTCGGCAGCGGCGACGACCCTCCGGTATGGAACGTACACGTGCACGTCGACGACATCGGTGCCGCCATCGAGGCCGGCGTCGTCGCCGGTCGGCCGTACCAGATCTCGGTCACCCGCTTCGCCGACCAGACCGCGCCGCCCGCCCCGACCACAGTCGCGCCGCCGGCCCCATCCACAGCCGCGCGGCCGGCCGCGCCCGGCCGCGCCACGGTCGTGGTCGCCGCCGGCGACGGCCTCGCCGCCCTGTTCACCGGCGAAGGCGCCGTGGCCGTCGGCGGCTCCCCGTCCACCGCCGAACTCCTCGCCGCCGTCCGCGCCACCGGCGCCACCGAAGTCGTGGTGCTGCCCAACGACCCGGACACCCAGGCCGTCGCCGCCCTCGCCGCCCGCGAGGCCGAATCCGGCGGGGTCACCGTCGCCGTCGTACCGACCCGGTCACCGGCGCAGGCCCTCGCCGCGCTCGCGGTCCGCGACCCGCAGCGCCGCTTCGCCGACGACGTCATCGCGATGGCCGAGGCCGCCGGTGCCTGCCGGTACGCCGAGGTCTGCTTCGCCGCCCGTGAGGCGCTCACCGTCGCCGGCCGTTGCCGCCCCGGTGACGTCCTCGCCCTGGTCGAGGGCGAGGTGCTGCTGATCGGCACCGACCTGGCCGGCACCTGCCGCAACCTGCTCGACCAGCTGCTCGGCGGCGGCGGGGAGCTGGCCACCCTGATCCTCGGCGCGCAGGCCCCCGACGGTCTCGCCGACGCGCTCACCGCCCACCTGGCCCGCCACTGGCCGTTCGTCGAGGTGCACACCGTCGTCGGCGGGCAGCCGCACTTCCCGCTGCTGGTCGGGATCGAATGA
- the rpmB gene encoding 50S ribosomal protein L28, giving the protein MASVCDVCGKGPGFGHNVPWSKKKTNRRWNPNIQTVRTPAGGGNTRKVNACTSCLKAGKVVRGA; this is encoded by the coding sequence GTGGCTAGCGTGTGCGACGTCTGTGGCAAGGGGCCGGGCTTCGGTCACAACGTGCCGTGGTCGAAGAAGAAGACCAACCGCCGGTGGAACCCGAACATCCAGACGGTGCGCACCCCGGCCGGTGGCGGCAACACCCGCAAGGTGAACGCCTGCACCTCCTGCCTGAAGGCCGGCAAGGTGGTCCGGGGCGCCTGA
- a CDS encoding GNAT family N-acetyltransferase: protein MRRVRFTDSVAQRLVTAALADLGVRYGGSGDDTPVDPAHFDPPGGAFLLAHLDGQAVGCAGWRSHGTSGEDAELKRMYVTDAARGRGVARALLAAVERSAAGQGRRRVILECGDKQPEAIALYRSCGYARIPNFGYYRDSPGCLSFGRVLTSDW from the coding sequence ATCCGCCGGGTCCGCTTCACCGACTCCGTCGCGCAACGCCTGGTCACCGCTGCCCTGGCCGACCTGGGTGTCCGGTACGGCGGCAGCGGCGACGACACCCCGGTCGACCCGGCCCACTTCGACCCGCCCGGCGGGGCGTTCCTCCTCGCCCACCTCGACGGGCAGGCGGTCGGCTGCGCCGGCTGGCGCAGCCACGGCACCTCCGGCGAGGACGCCGAACTGAAGCGGATGTACGTCACCGACGCCGCCCGTGGCCGGGGTGTGGCGCGGGCGCTGCTCGCCGCCGTCGAACGCTCCGCCGCCGGCCAGGGCCGTCGTAGGGTCATCCTGGAGTGCGGCGACAAGCAGCCCGAGGCGATCGCGCTCTACCGCAGCTGCGGGTACGCCCGGATCCCCAACTTCGGCTACTACCGGGACTCGCCGGGCTGCCTCTCCTTCGGCCGGGTGCTCACCAGCGACTGGTGA
- a CDS encoding thiamine-phosphate kinase, translating into MNVARAGEFGLISRVTARLHPGAATLLGPGDDAAVVASTDNRVVASTDVLVEGRHFRRDWSSAVDVGHRAAAANLADIVAMGAVPTALLVALCAPPETDAGWAEDLAVGLSDEAAKVGAAVVGGDMSASPTLTIAVTALGDLHGAAPVLRSGAHAGDVLAIAGRLGYAAAGYTVLSRGFRSPKLLVEAHRRPEVPYAAGPAAANVGASAMIDISDGLIADLGHVATASGVGIDLRREAFEVPPQMRDTANALGVDPYQWIFGGGDDHALAATFPEDLPLPKGWRRVGHVVKGAGVTIDGQPYQGAPGWEHFR; encoded by the coding sequence GTGAATGTGGCACGGGCGGGTGAATTCGGGCTCATCTCCCGGGTCACCGCGCGGCTACACCCGGGAGCCGCCACGCTGCTCGGCCCCGGCGACGACGCGGCGGTCGTGGCCAGCACCGACAACCGGGTGGTCGCCTCGACAGACGTGCTCGTCGAGGGCCGGCACTTCCGGCGGGACTGGTCCAGCGCGGTCGACGTCGGCCACCGGGCCGCCGCCGCGAACCTCGCCGACATCGTCGCGATGGGGGCGGTGCCGACCGCGCTGCTGGTGGCGCTCTGCGCCCCGCCGGAGACCGACGCCGGCTGGGCCGAGGACCTGGCCGTCGGCCTGTCCGACGAGGCCGCCAAGGTCGGTGCGGCCGTCGTCGGCGGTGACATGTCGGCCAGCCCGACGTTGACGATCGCGGTGACCGCCCTCGGTGACCTGCACGGCGCGGCCCCGGTGCTGCGCAGCGGCGCGCACGCCGGGGACGTGCTGGCCATCGCCGGCCGGCTCGGCTACGCCGCCGCCGGCTACACGGTGCTCTCCCGGGGGTTCCGGTCGCCGAAACTGCTGGTGGAAGCGCATCGACGCCCCGAGGTGCCGTACGCCGCCGGTCCGGCCGCCGCGAACGTCGGCGCCAGCGCCATGATCGACATCTCGGACGGGCTGATCGCCGACCTGGGCCACGTCGCCACCGCCAGCGGGGTCGGCATCGACCTGCGGCGGGAGGCGTTCGAGGTGCCGCCGCAGATGCGCGACACCGCCAACGCGCTCGGCGTCGACCCGTACCAGTGGATCTTCGGCGGTGGCGACGATCACGCCCTGGCCGCGACGTTCCCCGAGGATCTGCCGCTACCGAAGGGGTGGCGGCGGGTCGGCCACGTGGTCAAGGGTGCCGGGGTGACCATCGACGGCCAGCCGTACCAGGGCGCCCCCGGCTGGGAGCACTTCCGCTGA
- a CDS encoding Lrp/AsnC ligand binding domain-containing protein yields MVQAYILIQTEVGKARDVADAIADISGVVRVDAVTGPYDVVVLTEAHTVDELGTMIVSRVQMVPGITRTLTCSVVRL; encoded by the coding sequence GTGGTCCAGGCATACATCCTCATCCAGACCGAGGTCGGAAAGGCACGCGACGTCGCTGACGCGATCGCGGACATCTCCGGCGTGGTCCGGGTGGACGCGGTGACCGGGCCGTACGACGTGGTCGTGCTCACCGAGGCGCATACCGTGGACGAACTCGGGACGATGATAGTCAGCCGGGTCCAGATGGTGCCGGGCATCACCCGCACCCTGACGTGTTCGGTGGTACGACTGTAG
- a CDS encoding DUF3515 domain-containing protein, producing MNDQLNPAAPDTAADDPPVADQPATGGSAAGGPDRTTRQAAIWATVVALPLTVIVALAAFSQLNRAGSADGQPAGADPSPSASASVAPVPTTPVQMAAPALDDRAEVVCRALLSQLPGTLRDLRQRLVSDGAEQNAAYGEPPITVACGVPPAEFAPTDLVYALDGVCWHATEQPDATVWTTVDREIPVRVSVPGAYDEPGQWVAAFADTLIETVPSDADAAPRGCRA from the coding sequence GTGAACGACCAGCTCAACCCCGCTGCGCCCGACACGGCGGCAGACGACCCGCCGGTCGCGGACCAGCCGGCGACCGGTGGCTCTGCTGCAGGCGGGCCGGACCGGACCACGCGGCAGGCGGCGATCTGGGCCACCGTGGTGGCCCTGCCGTTGACTGTCATCGTGGCGCTTGCCGCGTTCAGCCAGCTCAACCGGGCCGGCTCCGCCGACGGGCAGCCGGCCGGCGCCGACCCGTCGCCTTCGGCGTCGGCGTCCGTCGCGCCGGTGCCGACCACGCCGGTGCAGATGGCCGCCCCCGCCCTGGACGACCGCGCCGAGGTCGTCTGCCGGGCGTTGCTGTCCCAACTTCCCGGTACGCTGCGCGACCTGCGCCAGCGGCTGGTCAGCGACGGGGCCGAGCAGAACGCCGCGTACGGCGAACCACCGATCACCGTCGCCTGCGGGGTGCCGCCGGCCGAGTTCGCCCCGACGGACCTGGTGTACGCGCTCGACGGGGTCTGCTGGCACGCGACCGAGCAGCCCGACGCCACCGTGTGGACCACCGTCGACCGGGAGATTCCGGTGCGGGTGAGCGTGCCCGGGGCGTACGACGAACCGGGCCAGTGGGTGGCCGCGTTCGCCGACACGCTGATCGAGACCGTGCCCAGTGACGCGGACGCCGCCCCGCGCGGCTGCCGCGCCTGA
- a CDS encoding D-alanine--D-alanine ligase family protein gives MTSVRKTRVAIVFGGRSTEHAISCVSAGSILAALDTDEYEIVPVGITRAGRWVLTTGDGSQLAITDRQLPEITDRSGAAVVLPADPTGNGIMVLDPADGPAVALAGVDVVFPALHGAYGEDGTIQGLLEMAGIPYVGAGVFASAAAMDKEFTKKLATVEGIPTGPYAVLRAGVSLSDADKERLGLPVFVKPSRAGSSYGITKVSDWADLDAAVATAREIDPKVLVEAAIVGREVECGVIEGEAGGGPEASLLAEVRVVTDHEFYDFEAKYLDNSCEYDIPAALPPDVTRQVQEYACRTFTALDCAGLARVDFFVTDDNQIYLNEINTMPGFTPTSMFPRMWSAAGLEYPKLVDRLIRTALNRGTGLR, from the coding sequence GTGACAAGCGTACGGAAGACCCGCGTCGCCATCGTCTTCGGCGGCCGCAGCACCGAGCACGCGATCTCCTGCGTCAGCGCCGGCAGCATCCTCGCCGCCCTGGACACCGACGAGTACGAGATCGTCCCGGTCGGCATCACCCGCGCCGGCCGGTGGGTGCTCACCACCGGCGACGGCAGCCAGCTGGCCATCACCGACCGGCAGCTGCCGGAGATCACCGACCGGTCCGGCGCGGCCGTGGTGCTGCCCGCCGACCCGACCGGCAACGGGATCATGGTGCTCGACCCGGCCGACGGCCCAGCGGTCGCCCTGGCCGGCGTCGACGTCGTCTTCCCCGCCCTGCACGGCGCGTACGGCGAGGACGGCACCATCCAGGGGCTGCTGGAGATGGCCGGCATCCCGTACGTCGGGGCCGGGGTGTTCGCCTCGGCCGCCGCGATGGACAAGGAGTTCACCAAGAAGCTGGCCACCGTCGAGGGCATCCCGACCGGACCGTACGCGGTGCTGCGCGCCGGGGTGAGCCTCAGCGACGCCGACAAGGAGCGCCTCGGCCTGCCGGTGTTCGTCAAGCCGTCCCGGGCCGGTTCGTCGTACGGCATCACCAAGGTCTCCGACTGGGCCGACCTGGACGCCGCGGTCGCCACCGCCCGAGAGATCGACCCGAAGGTGCTGGTCGAGGCGGCGATCGTCGGCCGCGAGGTCGAGTGCGGGGTGATCGAGGGCGAGGCCGGCGGCGGCCCCGAGGCGTCGCTGCTGGCCGAGGTACGGGTGGTCACCGACCACGAGTTCTACGACTTCGAGGCCAAGTACCTGGACAACTCCTGCGAGTACGACATCCCGGCGGCGTTGCCGCCCGACGTCACCCGGCAGGTGCAGGAGTACGCCTGCCGGACCTTCACCGCGCTGGACTGCGCCGGCCTGGCCCGGGTCGACTTCTTCGTCACCGACGACAACCAGATCTACCTGAACGAGATCAACACGATGCCGGGCTTCACGCCGACGTCGATGTTCCCCCGGATGTGGTCGGCGGCCGGCCTGGAGTACCCGAAGCTGGTGGACCGGCTGATCCGTACCGCGCTCAACCGGGGGACCGGGCTGCGCTGA
- a CDS encoding Imm10 family immunity protein, with protein MGDDQMNEESIDNIEVVAAAVVELRDVETFCVALATDRHGEKFGLSFQVPLSGRHDDQDRRLEMDTYSISDNLGRTVYGGISSWSSDAAKSVLSLTFSAAVVDALNVRSNLNFHLPPDKFDEIVEGFRRLFAADEWGRRLQAESS; from the coding sequence TTGGGCGACGACCAGATGAATGAGGAATCGATCGACAATATCGAGGTGGTCGCAGCCGCCGTTGTTGAGTTGCGGGACGTAGAAACGTTCTGTGTGGCGCTGGCGACAGATCGGCACGGCGAGAAGTTCGGATTGTCCTTTCAGGTTCCGCTGAGTGGGCGGCATGACGATCAAGATCGCCGCCTTGAGATGGATACCTACTCGATCAGTGACAACCTAGGGAGAACGGTGTATGGCGGTATTTCCTCATGGTCTTCGGATGCGGCTAAATCTGTGTTGTCCCTAACTTTCTCGGCGGCTGTCGTCGATGCATTGAACGTGAGATCAAACCTTAACTTCCACCTGCCGCCCGACAAGTTTGATGAGATTGTTGAAGGTTTCCGCCGTTTGTTTGCAGCTGACGAGTGGGGCCGCAGACTTCAGGCGGAGTCTAGCTGA
- a CDS encoding RHS repeat domain-containing protein: MGLRQSCRRSRLGGAANLDGDHQCDRHLVTAYGTLVTFADTAIETQSRTLYDGVGRPTRSQLWSANTLQWETVTGHDGDRVTVDPPTGGTATTSISDARGRQTFLRQHTGSAPTGAYEETTYGYDRAGRLTTVTDHVDNEWTYSYDLLGRRVGTVDPDSGTSSSTYNNAGQLVTTTDGRGETLWYGYDNLGRRTEMRDDTSTGALRASWTYDSLELGLPTSSTRHVGGDAYTTAVTGYDDGYRPLGATVTIPAAETGLAGTYTTSHTYLETDLC; encoded by the coding sequence ATGGGATTGCGCCAGAGTTGTCGGCGTAGCCGACTCGGCGGCGCTGCGAACCTGGACGGCGACCACCAGTGCGATCGACACCTGGTCACCGCGTACGGCACGTTGGTCACCTTCGCCGACACCGCGATCGAGACCCAGAGCCGGACTCTCTACGACGGTGTCGGCCGCCCCACCCGGTCTCAGCTGTGGTCGGCGAACACGCTGCAGTGGGAGACCGTCACCGGCCACGACGGCGACCGGGTCACCGTCGACCCGCCGACCGGCGGCACCGCCACCACCTCGATCAGCGACGCGCGGGGCCGGCAGACCTTCCTGCGCCAGCACACCGGGTCCGCACCCACCGGGGCGTACGAGGAGACCACCTACGGCTACGACCGCGCCGGCCGGCTCACCACGGTCACCGACCACGTCGACAACGAGTGGACCTACTCGTACGATCTGCTGGGTCGCCGGGTCGGCACCGTCGACCCCGACTCCGGCACGTCGAGCAGCACCTACAACAACGCCGGCCAGCTGGTGACGACGACCGACGGCCGCGGCGAAACTCTCTGGTACGGCTACGACAACCTCGGCCGCCGTACCGAGATGCGCGACGACACCTCCACTGGCGCGCTGCGCGCGTCGTGGACGTACGACAGCCTTGAGCTGGGTCTGCCGACCTCGTCGACCCGGCACGTCGGCGGCGACGCGTACACCACGGCGGTCACCGGCTACGACGACGGCTACCGGCCGCTCGGTGCCACCGTCACCATCCCTGCCGCCGAGACCGGGCTGGCCGGCACCTACACCACGAGCCACACGTACTTGGAGACGGATTTATGCTAG
- a CDS encoding helix-turn-helix transcriptional regulator, whose product MSPSVLNSSVPRRRLGRELRQLRERLTQLPQTSVASELEWSATKLWRMERGEVPVRSGDVVLLCELYGVDEGTTEILAALATKTREKGWWHDYASLPSWFELYVGLEEAASRIREYQSQLVPGFLQTREYATAIFTKDVDGVPRHQIADRVAVRLGRARLLTRLEPQAPEFDIVVDEAVLRRVVGSRQIMAAQVRRLADAGRLPNVSVRVLPFSSNLHAGVLTGGSFTVLDFPEQYEPTTVYQESITGALFLDKQTESDRYAWVYHDIRSAALSEAESRALLLDTAKEYEP is encoded by the coding sequence ATGTCCCCGTCCGTGTTGAACTCGTCCGTACCGCGCCGGCGGCTGGGCCGGGAGCTGCGTCAACTGCGCGAGCGGCTGACCCAGCTGCCGCAGACGTCGGTCGCCAGCGAGCTGGAGTGGTCGGCGACGAAGCTGTGGCGGATGGAGCGCGGCGAGGTCCCGGTCCGCTCCGGCGACGTCGTGCTGCTCTGCGAGTTGTACGGCGTCGACGAGGGGACCACCGAGATCCTCGCCGCCTTGGCGACCAAGACCCGGGAGAAGGGCTGGTGGCACGACTACGCCAGTCTGCCCTCCTGGTTCGAGCTGTACGTGGGCCTGGAAGAGGCGGCCAGCCGGATCCGCGAGTACCAGAGTCAGTTGGTGCCGGGCTTCTTGCAGACCCGGGAGTACGCGACCGCGATCTTCACCAAGGACGTCGACGGCGTGCCCCGTCACCAGATCGCCGACCGGGTCGCGGTGCGGCTGGGCCGGGCCCGGCTGCTGACCCGGCTGGAGCCACAGGCTCCGGAGTTCGACATCGTCGTCGACGAGGCGGTGCTGCGCCGCGTGGTCGGGTCGCGCCAGATCATGGCGGCACAGGTGCGCCGGCTCGCCGACGCCGGCCGGCTGCCGAACGTCTCCGTCCGGGTCCTGCCGTTCTCGTCCAACCTGCACGCCGGGGTGCTGACCGGCGGCTCGTTCACCGTCCTGGACTTTCCCGAGCAGTACGAACCCACCACGGTCTACCAGGAGTCGATCACCGGCGCGCTCTTCCTCGACAAGCAGACCGAGAGCGACCGGTACGCTTGGGTCTACCACGACATCCGGTCGGCCGCGCTGAGCGAGGCCGAGTCGCGGGCGCTGTTGCTGGACACGGCGAAGGAGTACGAGCCATGA
- a CDS encoding DUF397 domain-containing protein produces the protein MTDLTGATWRKSSRSNSQGACVEVANGLAGVIGVRDSKDPTGPVLTVSPASWSAFVAATKTGTLTA, from the coding sequence ATGACCGACCTGACCGGTGCCACCTGGCGCAAAAGCAGCCGATCGAACAGCCAGGGTGCGTGCGTCGAGGTCGCCAACGGGCTGGCCGGCGTCATCGGCGTACGCGACTCCAAGGACCCCACCGGCCCGGTCCTGACCGTCTCCCCCGCCAGCTGGTCGGCCTTCGTCGCCGCCACCAAGACCGGCACTCTCACCGCCTGA
- a CDS encoding cystathionine gamma-lyase → MNATSRDPGYGDGIRYGDGTRCVSAGLPEPTPGQPFLPGPVFAAPYHLDPVTGPAPDRDGYARETNPTRRALETAIGDLEGGDTLVFASGQAAITALLLTTLRPGDTVLLPADGYFTVRALVATVLEPLGVTVRLVPTAGPYPDFAGVRLVLLETPANPGLDVCDVATLAAAAHAAGALVAVDNSAATPLGQRPLDLGADVVVASGTKALTGHSDLLLGYLATGSAQLLSAVTTWRKLTGSVPGPFDCWLAHRSLATLDLRLARQSANAQAVAAALVGRRDVTGVRWPGLPTDPSYAVAAAQMRRIPGIVSFDLGDADRVGRFLTASTLVSAATSFGGLHTAADRRAQWGDDTSPGFVRLSCGIEDTVDLVADITAAVDVS, encoded by the coding sequence ATGAACGCTACCTCCCGCGACCCGGGGTACGGCGACGGCATCCGGTACGGCGACGGCACCCGGTGCGTCAGCGCCGGGCTGCCCGAGCCGACGCCCGGCCAGCCGTTCCTGCCCGGCCCGGTGTTCGCCGCCCCGTACCACCTGGACCCGGTGACCGGGCCGGCACCGGACCGCGACGGCTACGCCCGGGAGACCAACCCGACCCGGCGGGCGCTGGAAACCGCCATCGGGGACCTGGAAGGCGGTGACACCCTCGTCTTCGCCAGCGGCCAGGCGGCGATCACCGCACTGCTGCTGACCACGCTGCGCCCCGGCGACACGGTGCTGCTGCCCGCCGACGGCTACTTCACCGTACGGGCGTTGGTCGCCACGGTGCTGGAACCGCTCGGCGTCACCGTACGGTTGGTGCCGACCGCCGGGCCGTACCCGGACTTCGCCGGGGTGCGGCTGGTGCTGCTGGAAACCCCAGCCAATCCGGGGCTGGACGTCTGCGACGTAGCGACGCTCGCGGCGGCGGCCCACGCCGCCGGCGCGCTGGTCGCGGTCGACAACAGCGCCGCCACCCCGCTCGGGCAGCGGCCACTGGACCTCGGCGCGGACGTCGTGGTCGCCTCCGGCACCAAGGCGCTGACCGGCCACTCCGATCTGCTGCTCGGCTACCTGGCCACCGGATCGGCGCAGCTGCTGTCGGCGGTGACGACGTGGCGCAAGCTGACCGGCAGCGTGCCGGGCCCGTTCGACTGCTGGCTCGCTCACCGGTCACTGGCCACCCTGGACCTGCGGCTGGCCCGCCAGTCGGCCAACGCGCAAGCGGTCGCCGCCGCGCTGGTCGGGCGCCGTGACGTCACCGGCGTACGTTGGCCCGGCCTGCCGACCGACCCGTCGTACGCGGTCGCGGCGGCCCAGATGCGCCGCATTCCGGGGATCGTGTCGTTCGATCTTGGCGACGCCGACCGGGTCGGCCGGTTCCTGACCGCGTCGACACTGGTCTCAGCGGCCACGTCGTTCGGCGGGCTGCACACGGCGGCCGACCGGCGGGCCCAGTGGGGTGACGACACCTCGCCGGGCTTCGTCCGCCTCTCCTGCGGCATCGAAGACACTGTGGACCTGGTCGCTGACATCACCGCCGCCGTGGACGTCAGCTGA
- a CDS encoding NAD(P)H-dependent glycerol-3-phosphate dehydrogenase, whose protein sequence is MTRRAVVLGAGSWGTAFAKVLADAGSDVVVWARREKVAAAIREYGTNPDYLPAVRLPERVTATSDAAEAIKGADLVVLAVPSQTLRGNLGDWAAHIGPDATLISLMKGIELGTTKRMSEVIVETAGVSDDRVVVVSGPNLAAEIAAEQPAASVVAGTDADRTAAVQQAMLTAYVRPYTNDDVIGCELGGAVKNVIALAYGIATAMRLGDNTKATLITRGLAETARLGVALGADPLTFAGLAGLGDLVATCSSPLSRNRTFGEHLGRGETLEQAQAATRQTAEGVKSCLSIRDLARAHGVEMPITEQVERICHEGLDPRTALTLLMTRATKPE, encoded by the coding sequence GTGACCCGCCGGGCCGTCGTCCTCGGTGCCGGCTCCTGGGGCACCGCGTTCGCCAAGGTCCTCGCCGACGCCGGCTCGGACGTCGTCGTCTGGGCCCGCCGCGAAAAGGTCGCCGCCGCGATCCGCGAGTACGGCACCAACCCCGACTACCTGCCGGCGGTACGGCTACCCGAACGGGTCACCGCCACCAGCGACGCCGCCGAGGCGATCAAGGGTGCGGACCTGGTCGTGCTCGCCGTACCGTCGCAGACCCTGCGCGGCAACCTGGGCGACTGGGCCGCGCACATCGGCCCCGACGCGACCCTGATCAGCCTGATGAAGGGCATCGAACTCGGCACCACCAAGCGGATGAGCGAGGTGATCGTCGAGACCGCCGGGGTGAGCGACGACCGGGTCGTCGTCGTCTCCGGCCCCAACCTGGCCGCCGAGATCGCCGCCGAACAGCCGGCCGCCAGCGTCGTCGCCGGCACCGACGCCGACCGCACCGCCGCCGTGCAGCAGGCCATGCTCACCGCCTACGTGCGGCCCTACACCAACGACGACGTGATCGGCTGCGAACTCGGCGGGGCGGTCAAGAACGTGATCGCTCTGGCGTACGGCATCGCCACCGCGATGCGCCTCGGCGACAACACCAAGGCCACCCTGATCACCCGAGGGCTGGCCGAGACAGCCCGGCTCGGCGTGGCGCTCGGTGCCGACCCGTTGACCTTCGCCGGCCTGGCCGGCCTCGGTGACCTGGTCGCCACCTGCTCGTCGCCGCTGTCCCGCAACCGGACCTTCGGCGAACACCTGGGCCGGGGGGAGACCCTGGAACAGGCGCAGGCCGCCACCCGGCAGACCGCCGAAGGGGTCAAGAGCTGCCTGTCCATCCGGGACCTGGCCCGCGCCCACGGGGTGGAGATGCCGATCACCGAACAGGTGGAACGGATCTGCCACGAGGGCCTGGACCCGCGTACCGCGTTGACGCTGCTGATGACGCGGGCCACGAAACCGGAATAG